In the genome of Polaribacter atrinae, one region contains:
- a CDS encoding alpha/beta hydrolase, with product MSDLQYIVRQPKKIAKNPPLLVLLHGYGSNEQDLFSFAEELPDELLIVSAQAPYTLGAGSYAWYAINFDDINGKFSDLEQAKESIDKIAIFIDEVKTKYNTNPEKTFLLGFSQGAALSYSLSFFYPNKVQHVIALSAYVNTELLPTAISKEIETDYYCSHGTVDQVIPIEWARKSKPFLDNLGLKNVYSEYPVGHGVAPQNFYSFKTWIEERL from the coding sequence ATGAGCGATCTACAATACATAGTTAGACAACCCAAAAAAATTGCTAAAAACCCGCCTTTATTAGTTTTACTACATGGCTACGGAAGCAATGAGCAAGATTTATTTTCTTTTGCTGAAGAATTACCAGACGAATTATTAATTGTAAGTGCACAAGCACCTTATACTCTAGGTGCCGGAAGCTACGCTTGGTACGCTATTAATTTTGATGATATAAATGGTAAGTTCTCAGATTTAGAACAAGCAAAAGAGTCTATAGATAAAATTGCCATCTTTATTGATGAAGTAAAAACAAAATACAACACAAATCCAGAAAAAACTTTTTTACTAGGTTTTAGTCAGGGAGCAGCTTTAAGTTACTCTTTAAGTTTTTTCTACCCAAATAAAGTGCAACACGTAATTGCTTTAAGCGCATATGTAAACACAGAATTGCTACCAACTGCTATTTCAAAAGAAATAGAAACTGATTATTATTGTTCTCACGGAACTGTAGACCAAGTTATCCCAATAGAATGGGCACGAAAAAGCAAACCTTTTTTAGATAATTTAGGGCTTAAAAATGTGTATTCAGAATATCCTGTTGGGCATGGTGTTGCTCCACAAAATTTTTACAGTTTTAAAACCTGGATTGAAGAACGTTTGTAA
- a CDS encoding dihydroorotase — protein MTTLLKSATIIDTSSPYHQQQKDILITDGIITKIEDSIENNNYQVVALDNLHVSCGWFDTSVSFGEPGYEERENIKNGLDVAAKSGFTSVAVNANSNPVIDNKAAVEFLRNKANGFATNLYPIAALTQNSKGIDMAELYDMQQSGAIAFADYNKPVANDNLMKIALLYAQNFDGLVFSFPKNNSIAGEGIANEGVNSTKLGLKGSPTLAEHIQIARDLYLLEYTGGKLHIPTISTTKSVELIKEAKKKGLQVTCSVAIHHLTLSDDELHGFDSNYKVNPPLRTKADLKSLIKGIKSGVIDIITSDHNPIDIEQKKLEFSEAKDGTIGLESAFGAINSVLNLQDFIENLTSKPKSVFGLENHSIKENSKAEITLFNPEHNYTFTRADILSTSKNSAFLDKKLKGKAYGIYANNQLILK, from the coding sequence ATGACCACGCTTTTAAAATCGGCAACGATTATAGACACTTCAAGCCCATATCATCAACAACAAAAAGACATTCTTATTACCGACGGAATCATTACTAAAATTGAGGATTCCATAGAGAACAATAATTACCAAGTGGTAGCACTAGATAATTTACACGTTTCTTGCGGTTGGTTTGACACCAGTGTATCTTTTGGAGAACCTGGCTACGAAGAACGAGAAAACATTAAAAACGGATTAGACGTTGCTGCAAAAAGTGGCTTTACATCTGTAGCAGTAAACGCAAACTCAAACCCAGTAATAGACAATAAGGCTGCCGTTGAATTCTTAAGAAACAAAGCAAACGGATTTGCCACAAACCTATACCCTATTGCTGCACTTACGCAAAACAGCAAAGGTATTGACATGGCAGAGTTGTACGACATGCAGCAATCTGGAGCAATTGCTTTTGCTGACTACAATAAACCAGTTGCAAACGACAACTTGATGAAAATTGCGCTTTTGTATGCTCAAAATTTTGACGGTTTGGTTTTCAGTTTCCCTAAAAACAACTCAATTGCTGGAGAAGGAATTGCAAACGAAGGTGTTAATAGCACAAAATTAGGCCTTAAAGGAAGTCCTACTTTAGCAGAACACATACAAATTGCAAGAGATTTATATTTATTAGAATATACAGGCGGAAAATTACATATTCCAACCATTTCTACCACAAAATCTGTTGAGCTAATTAAAGAAGCAAAAAAGAAAGGACTGCAAGTTACTTGTAGTGTTGCTATACATCATTTAACTTTATCTGACGATGAACTACATGGTTTTGACAGCAACTACAAGGTAAACCCTCCTTTAAGAACAAAAGCCGATTTAAAAAGCTTGATAAAAGGAATTAAATCTGGAGTTATCGATATTATCACTTCAGACCACAACCCAATTGACATCGAGCAAAAAAAACTAGAATTTAGTGAAGCTAAAGACGGAACTATCGGTTTAGAAAGTGCTTTTGGAGCAATTAATTCAGTTTTAAACTTACAAGACTTTATAGAAAACCTTACAAGCAAACCTAAAAGTGTTTTTGGCTTAGAAAACCATTCTATCAAAGAAAACTCTAAAGCAGAAATTACTTTATTTAACCCTGAACATAACTATACTTTTACAAGAGCAGATATTTTATCAACCTCTAAAAACAGTGCTTTTTTAGATAAAAAATTAAAGGGAAAAGCCTACGGAATTTACGCAAATAATCAATTAATACTAAAATAA
- a CDS encoding BatA domain-containing protein: MQFKNPEILYFLTLLIIPIIVHLFQLQKFIKVPFTNVAFLQKLAQQTRKSSRIKKWLILSTRMLLLTAIIVAFSQPYFSNKTASQTQHNFIYLDNSLSTNTKGIKGNLLQIAAQEIIENASEKDVYSLQTNSNFYDRIDKKELKNILLQVKETSKKIDLATILLKFDSKTKNKTNTSNNTVLISDLQNTYKNEFTNVTPPFSAIKLESVIKNNISIDSVFVNNSNANNFTLNVLIKNQGEAKSNIPIAVYNNNKLISKLSSSFKKDTLETIQFKIQNLPEFNGKIALNFSDTFAFDNVFFFTLKNDQKINVLSIGNKANFLAKIYTKNEFNLTESTVQNTNYNSILKQQLIILNEVENISEILSKKIIEFSKNGGILVIIPHKNLNLKAYNSLFKNLNLRKIQPKKIDTLKITNINFNHPLFQNVFSKKVTNFQYPTVQHYYPITSNNTSTIVAFENGTSFISEIKNRENKVFWISSSLDIKNSNFINSPLIVPVFYNFGKLSFKHPKLFYRIASENIIDIEINTEKDKVLKISNSENSFIPLQQKFQNKVSITTKEQPLKSGFYNIIKDADTIQKIAFNYAKEESLLNFLDLNELKETNKNITVSNSVADVFKKINKKNKVHWLWKWFLSLAIVSLLLEILILKFYKP; encoded by the coding sequence ATGCAATTTAAAAACCCAGAAATATTATACTTTTTAACACTGTTAATCATCCCGATTATAGTGCATCTTTTTCAACTACAAAAATTCATAAAAGTCCCTTTTACAAACGTAGCATTTTTACAAAAATTAGCACAACAAACACGTAAAAGTTCACGCATAAAAAAATGGTTAATACTTAGTACAAGAATGCTTTTACTTACAGCTATTATTGTTGCTTTTTCTCAGCCTTATTTCAGCAATAAAACAGCAAGTCAAACACAACATAATTTCATCTATCTAGACAACTCTTTAAGTACAAACACAAAGGGTATAAAAGGAAACTTATTACAAATAGCAGCCCAAGAAATTATAGAAAACGCATCAGAAAAAGATGTATATTCGCTGCAAACAAATTCTAATTTCTACGATAGAATAGATAAGAAAGAACTAAAAAACATCTTATTACAAGTTAAAGAAACTTCAAAAAAAATAGATTTAGCTACCATTTTATTAAAATTCGACTCCAAAACAAAAAACAAAACAAACACTTCAAATAACACCGTATTAATATCTGATTTACAAAACACTTACAAAAACGAGTTTACAAATGTAACACCCCCTTTTTCGGCCATAAAACTAGAATCTGTTATAAAAAACAACATTTCTATAGACAGTGTTTTTGTAAATAATTCTAATGCCAATAATTTTACACTCAATGTTCTTATTAAAAACCAAGGGGAAGCAAAAAGCAACATTCCTATTGCTGTTTACAACAACAATAAACTAATTAGCAAACTCTCCTCCTCTTTTAAAAAAGACACCCTAGAAACCATTCAATTTAAAATTCAAAATCTACCAGAATTTAATGGAAAAATAGCACTTAATTTCAGTGATACTTTCGCCTTTGATAACGTGTTTTTTTTTACTCTAAAAAACGATCAAAAAATCAATGTTTTATCGATTGGAAACAAGGCTAATTTTCTTGCTAAAATTTATACCAAAAACGAATTTAACCTAACAGAATCTACGGTTCAAAACACCAATTATAATTCTATTTTAAAACAGCAATTAATCATACTAAATGAAGTAGAAAATATTTCTGAAATCTTATCAAAAAAAATTATTGAATTTTCTAAAAACGGAGGAATCCTTGTAATTATCCCACATAAAAATTTGAATTTAAAAGCTTATAATTCTTTGTTTAAAAACTTAAATTTAAGGAAAATTCAACCTAAAAAAATAGACACTTTAAAAATTACAAATATCAATTTCAATCACCCTCTTTTTCAAAATGTGTTTTCAAAAAAAGTGACTAACTTTCAATATCCAACAGTGCAACACTATTATCCTATCACTTCAAATAACACAAGTACAATTGTAGCTTTTGAAAATGGCACTTCTTTCATTTCTGAAATTAAAAATAGAGAAAATAAGGTCTTTTGGATTTCAAGTTCCTTAGATATAAAAAATAGTAATTTCATCAATTCTCCTTTAATCGTTCCTGTATTTTACAACTTCGGAAAACTCAGTTTTAAACACCCAAAATTATTCTATAGAATTGCATCAGAAAACATTATTGACATCGAAATAAATACTGAAAAAGATAAGGTTTTAAAAATTTCGAATTCCGAAAATTCTTTCATTCCTTTACAACAGAAATTTCAAAACAAAGTAAGTATTACTACAAAAGAACAACCATTAAAATCTGGCTTTTATAACATCATAAAAGATGCGGACACAATTCAAAAAATCGCTTTCAATTATGCTAAAGAAGAAAGTTTGTTAAACTTTCTTGATTTAAACGAACTCAAAGAAACCAACAAAAACATTACAGTTTCTAATTCAGTTGCAGACGTTTTTAAAAAAATCAACAAAAAAAATAAAGTTCATTGGCTTTGGAAATGGTTTTTATCGTTGGCAATTGTATCTTTGCTATTAGAAATTTTGATTTTAAAATTCTATAAACCATGA
- a CDS encoding TIGR02757 family protein, which produces MKKSELKEFLDEKVTLYNTPNFIESDPIQIPHLFTKKEDIEIAGFLTATISWGNRTMIIKNAIKMMDLFDNSPFDFVMNHQENDLKSLDNFVHRTFNAIDLKQFITSLNHIYTHHQGLEKVLLVDEKQTDYKHAIHHLKQVFFEVDHQQRTQKHISDPLKNSAAKRINMFLRWMVRNDNKGVDFGIWKTHKPSNLSCPLDVHSGNVARKLKLLLRKQNDWKALSELDTNLRKLDKNDPVKYDFALFGLGVFEKF; this is translated from the coding sequence ATGAAAAAATCTGAATTAAAAGAGTTTTTAGACGAGAAAGTAACGCTATATAACACTCCTAATTTTATTGAATCTGATCCAATTCAGATCCCCCATTTATTCACAAAAAAGGAAGATATTGAAATTGCAGGCTTTTTAACAGCAACTATTTCTTGGGGAAATCGAACTATGATTATTAAAAATGCCATTAAAATGATGGATCTTTTTGATAATTCTCCTTTTGATTTTGTGATGAATCATCAAGAAAATGATTTAAAATCTCTTGATAATTTTGTGCACAGAACTTTTAATGCAATCGATTTAAAACAATTTATAACGTCTTTAAATCATATTTATACGCATCACCAGGGATTAGAAAAAGTGTTATTGGTTGATGAAAAACAGACCGATTATAAGCATGCAATTCATCATTTAAAACAAGTTTTTTTTGAAGTTGATCATCAACAAAGAACTCAAAAGCACATCTCAGATCCTCTAAAAAATTCGGCTGCAAAAAGGATAAATATGTTCTTAAGATGGATGGTTAGAAACGATAATAAAGGGGTAGATTTCGGCATTTGGAAAACCCACAAACCATCAAATTTATCATGTCCATTAGATGTACATTCTGGTAATGTTGCTCGAAAATTAAAACTACTTTTAAGAAAACAAAACGACTGGAAAGCTCTTTCTGAATTAGATACCAACTTACGAAAATTAGACAAAAATGATCCTGTAAAATATGATTTTGCATTATTTGGTTTAGGGGTTTTTGAAAAATTTTAA
- a CDS encoding CPBP family intramembrane glutamic endopeptidase has protein sequence MKETFNNVITYLKNPVPGIDPNKNTGYRIKILFHLFIISIITSIIITPIFSVLQELQLVDFETHKLEEMFKDMSFIQILLLGSILTPILEETLFRAPITIFVKPKSFKYAFYIFTLIFGFVHITNFEITTNVLLLSPILILPQLLVGGYFGYIRVKFGLLWAMLLHGSYNGFLFLMSFLFE, from the coding sequence ATGAAAGAAACCTTTAATAATGTAATTACTTATTTAAAAAACCCAGTACCAGGCATAGATCCCAATAAGAATACTGGCTATCGTATTAAAATTCTCTTTCACCTCTTTATTATTAGTATCATTACTAGTATTATAATAACACCAATATTCAGTGTGCTTCAAGAACTACAACTTGTAGATTTTGAAACCCATAAACTAGAAGAAATGTTTAAAGACATGTCTTTTATTCAAATTTTATTATTGGGCTCTATTCTTACTCCTATCTTAGAAGAAACTTTATTTAGAGCTCCAATAACGATATTCGTAAAACCAAAATCGTTTAAATATGCTTTCTATATTTTTACATTGATTTTTGGTTTTGTACATATTACAAATTTTGAAATCACCACAAACGTACTATTACTCTCTCCTATTTTAATCTTACCTCAATTATTAGTTGGTGGTTATTTTGGTTATATAAGGGTTAAATTTGGCTTATTATGGGCAATGCTACTCCATGGAAGTTATAATGGTTTTTTATTTTTAATGAGTTTTTTATTCGAATAG